GATGAGTTTTTCGATGCTTCTTTTAGACCAGATATTCTCCGACATGGTCGGGTAGGCCTTCTTCATGGTTTCTTTTAACTCTTCGTAATCTTTTACGGAAAGTTTTCTGATATCTATCTGCATAATTTTTCTTATTTAAACTAAAGTTCCGGCACTGTGATTGGCGGGGCTTCCGGTGGCTGAACACAGGATATTTATTTCGCCCTTCATTTTCAAAACGCCCATAAATGCAAATATAAGTGCTTCCTTGAATTCTATCAAACCGGTTTCAGGTATGATGATTTCCGCATCACTTAAGGCTTTAATACGTTTTATCAAATATTTGTTATAAGCGCCGCCACCTGTAACCAATACCGTTTTTAAGCGATGATTTTTGATGACATTACTGATCTGAACCGCCGTGTGTTCCGTAAAGGTAGCGATAATATTTTCAGTGGTCTCATTTTTAAGTAAAGCATTCATGTGATCCTCAACCCACTCGGAACCCAAAGATTTTGGTGGAGACAATTGATAATAAGCCAGTTGGTTAAGCGCTGAAAGTATGGTGATGTTTATGATACCATTTTCTGCGATCTGCCCGTCTTCATCATAATTTTTGCCCAATTGACGGGCAAATTTATTTAGGACGAAATTTACCGGGCAAATATCGAACGCGCGCCGCTTATTATTTTCGCTGAATGAAATATTGGCGAAACCACCGATATTAAGACAAGCGCCGTAGCCGGAAAACAGCAATTGATCGCCGATTGGTACCAGCGGAGCGCCATTGCCGCCCATTAAAACATCCTGACTGCGAAAATCATAAACGGTAGGGATGCCGGTACTGATTTTTATAGCGCGTCCGTCACCAATTTGTAAGGTGAATTTGCGCTCGGGTTGGTGAAAAACGGTGTGTCCGTGCGAAGCGATAAGGTCTAATCCCTGCACCGAATACTTTTTAATGAATCTATCTGCCTGTTCCCCCAGATAGAACCCGTATTCTGCATTTAATGCCAGAAGGCCTGTGGACGAGATTTCTGTAGCGTTACGAAGTTTGCGTTCCCACTCGGGTGGGTAAGCGACGGTCTCTGCGTGAAGAATCTGATATCGCCAGCGCGAATCTTCTTTATTGAATGTGGCAAGGCAAATATCAAGACCATCCAAACTGGTGCCCGACATCAGCCCGATAGCGGTAAAGTTCATACTAAAGGTTTCCCCGAATGTACGAAATTATCTTCCCTGCTCCGGAATTTTTTGTGTACTGATGTTACCCGAACTGTTGAAGAATGTATATTCTGAAAAGTCATCTTTCGCGCGCATACCGTTTGCGCCAATTAAGGTAGAGCCGTCCTTGTCGGTAACATATACCGTATCTGTGGTGTAGATGGTACGTTTTGCCTGATCCCAGAAAACAGATTGCATGGCAAACATCTGGTTTTCATTGGTGATGATGCGCACATTTCCTCTGGCTTCGTAAAACTTCTTTTTCTCATTGAATTTTGCAAATTTAGCGTCGATTTTCCCGGGAGTTTTAGGTTTTTTCTTGTCGTAGAAAAGAATGTTGATGCCTTTTCTGGCTACGATGTAAGGAGAGTCGATATACTCGTATTTTTCGATGAGTGGCGCGGTAGCCCGCAGTTTTATCATCCCAGAGTCGCGCTGGATGATCTTTGCGTTGTTGATGACCTGCGAAGGGAAGTTGGTATCATCATTTCGGTTGATTTTCGTGAGGTCTTCGTCACAGGATGTCAAAACAAAAAATATAGCACAACACAAAATGCCTGCTATATTTTTATTTAGTATGTTAAGAGTAGAACTCATCTTTAATCATAAAGTCTTTTCTGGAACCATTTGTCGGCAAAATTAAGACCAATCCTGAAGTTGATGAAATTTTGGCGAATCATGTTATTTTCCAGGGTACCGCGCTGGCCAATCTCAAGGCCCACATCAATACCGCTCATACGGCTTGCGCTTCTGTTTTCGAATGGTAGGGTAACACCGCCGGTAATCGCAAACTGATTAATGTTGGTACCGTTGAAGGAAAGGTTTCCTTTTTCGTAATATGCGCCATAGCGATAAGTCACTCTAGAAAAATAGCTGCGGAAGTTGTTGTAATTCGGCAAAATCCAGCCACCCGCTGAGATTTTATAAGAATTTTCATTGGTGAAAGGCTGCCCCAGGAATTGGATGGTCTCTCCTTTCTTATAATCGAATTGGGTTCCTACAAACCATTTCGCGTCGCGCCCATAACCTGCACCAAAAGAGAATTCCATCGGAATCAGGTTTTTATCGGAACTGAAATCCTCATCAATAACGCTGATGTTGTTTTTGGTTTCTCCGTTGCCGTAGAAATAGGTGCTGTTGGTATAATTGGTATCCATTTCACCCGTATTCCCGAAAGTGTAAGTAGCACCTAACGTGAACTTGCGGTCGGTAGCAAAAGTTTTCTGGTAGGTAGATCCTAAAGTAAAATTGAAAGTTCTTATACGGTTTTTGGTTTCGTAGCCATTGATGAGTTCAGCATTGCTGTAAGCAATCTCATTGATGTCATACAAGTCACCGAAATAGAAATTGGTTTTTACCCCCAATGCAAACTCCGGTACAATCTGGTAAGATAAGGCCGCTTGCACCGTATTCACCGTACCTTCCCCCCGGAAGACGTTAATTCTAGTAACATTATCTGCCAAAGCATCCTGTACTGCTACTGAATATTTTTTTGAACTGTAAGGCTGGTAACCAAGCCCGAATTTTACCTTCGGAGAAAGCGGAAATGCAATAGAGATATTTGAAAGATAGGTGGAGTGTTTAGTTACATTTCTACCATCAAAATCCGACTTGAAAAAGTTGTTTTCGTTGCTCGCTTCTACTTTTATAGAGGTAAGTTCCAGGTTTTTATTGGCTGCAGGATTGCTGAAATTAAAGTTGTTGTTAAAATCCCAGATGTATGCTGTAGAAACGCCTCCCATCGCATTGATGTCTGTGGTATTGTCATACTTTACATCGCCAATCCCAAAGGCTGCGTAAGGAGAATTACCAATGGTTTGCCCTTGCATAAAAAACGCTGCGGCAAGCAATGGTAATACGAAAATTCTTTTCATTCTCTATTTTTAAAAATAATGCGCAAATATCTTAAATATTACTGAATTGAAGAAATTTACTTTGGTTAAAGTTTGTTAAGGGCTTTCAGTGAATGTATTGTAAGAAAATTCGGCTAAAACAGGTGTCTCAGCGTCATTTAAAATGTATCGGCAGTTAGTACATCTTCGCTATTTAAACGTAAATTATATATCTTTGAAAAATGAATTGGGACCAGATTGTAGGACAGGAAAATCTAAAGCAACTTCTTCAGGAAAGTATCTCCAGCCGGCGCATCAGCCATGCACAACTGTTTACCGGACCGGCCGGATACGGTACATTGCCACTGGCGTTGGCATACGCAAAGGAAATCTTCATCAGAGAGAACCCCCTGTCCTCGTCTAAGGTAGAACACCTTAATCACCTCGACCTACACTTCAGTTTCCCAGTTTTTAAAGAAAAAAATATAGGTCTCACCGCGCCTTTTCTGGAGGATTTCCGAACGATGACCCTTGAAAATCCCTACGCTGACAGCGAAAACTGGAGCAGGACATTAGAATCTGAAAATAAACAGCTTACTATATATGCAGATGAAATTGATGAACTCAATAAAAAATTTGCACTCAAAAGTTTTGAAGGTGGCAGTAAGGTTTTGATCGTGTGGCAGGCAGATAAAATGAATATTTCTGCGGCGAACAAATTTCTGAAATTTCTTGAGGAGCCGCCAAAAGACACCATCATTGTCTTGGTGGCAGAAAACACGACGGATATTTTACCTACCATACTATCCAGAACACAACTTGTGGAAGTCCCCAGGATTACGGATGAGGCACTGCGCGAATTCATCAGAAAAAATCATGAGACACAGGCCGATCAATTGGAAGAAATTGTATTTCAGTCCCAAGGAAACTGGAATGCCGCGTTGAAACTGATGCAGCCTAATGCAGCAGTCACCGAGTTCGAACAATTGTTTATTGCGTGGGTTCGGGAAGCTTTTCAGGTAAAGAAAAAACCACAATTCCTTAAAAACATCGTGCTTTGGGGAAGGAATATTGCCGGCTGGAACCGTGAAAAACAAAAAAACTTCCTGGCTTACTGCTCGGAAATGTTCCGCCTGGCGATGTTGCAGAATTATGGCAATCAAGAATTAGTGTATAAAAAAATTAATTCTTCTGGTTTCAAGTGGGAAAGCTTCTCGAAATATATCCACGGGGCCAATATCGAATCTATACTTACCGAAATTACGGAAGCGGATTATCACCTCGAAAGAAATGCGAATCCCAAAATTGTATGGACAGATCTTGGGATAAAACTTTCGCGATACCTGCATAAATCACCTCATTAATGAAAAAAGCAACGCCAAGGCGCTGCTATAAAACAAAAGTTGAGGAATAAATTCCTCAACTCCCCTTGAAAACATCACTCCCAATCCGGCATCTCTGCGTCGGGGAATAAAGCTGTTCGTTTATTATCTTGTAGGGTGATTTTGGCGATATTTCTGGTCGAAATCCCATCATTGGAGGTGTTGGTGAAAATTACCTCAGCATTATTTGGTGAGAATCTCGGATCCAGATCATTGGTTCCGGCAGGCTTTTGGCTGGCAGATGATATATTTGTGCTGGTATTTGCCTGCATATTATAGATGAATATATTCGTATTCAGTTGTCGGTAGTTATTATCCTGATAGCCTGAAATGTCGCGGGTATAAAGCAGTAAGTTGCCATCTACAGACCAGTTAAGCCCACCAGCCGCGCCGGCGACATTCTCCAGTGCTGTAGCAATGGTATTTCCAGCCATATCAATCACATATATTTTCACATTATAACCATTGGGATCATTTGTTTTAAGCGCAATCTTACTTCCATCATAGCTCCAGTCGCATTCCGAAATAAAACTTCCGTCTGGTGTGGTATATATGAGTTCGAGGCCGCTGCCATCTTTATTGATCCGGTAAAGTTTATTAAAACTCGGGTAGATCAGTTCTTTGCCGTTCATACTCCATGAAAAATCAATTTCCGCGTTATTGAAGCCTGATACCGATAACGTGGTGACTTGGGTAACATCTGAGCCATCTGGTCTTGAGGTAAAAATCTGTGTGCTGCCAGCCACCGTACGCAGGAAAGCTATGAGCCCGGCGTTCTGGTTCATACGTGGTCTCCAGCTGTTGGCAGTAAGTGGCGTGAACTGAAAATTGGTATTATTTTCATTACTTGAAACAATATAGTAATTGCCATTTGTTTTTTTCACGTAATGGAAACGGTTATTAGGTACATCAGATGTTTTAAAACGGAATACCGGGCTGTTAACCGTAGGATTGATGCCATCCGACACGCTTACCTGCCAGTAATACGTAACACCGAACTTTAAATTCTGTAAGAAATAGTGCTTCTCAGTAAGGTCGTTAATTTCAATGACATTCTGGTCGAAATCGTTTTTAACGACTAATTTATATTTCAAGATATCTGTAGAATCGGCATCGGTAGCAGTCCATACGAGGTCCACAGACAGTGGCTGATTTACCGAATTATCTGTGGGCGTTAGCAATACCGGTGCGGTTGGGGGAGTGTTCAAGGCATCATCATCACTCATTTCAAATACTATAGAAACTGTTTGGTTTTTGTTTTTGATGCTTACGCCTTGCATGTTCACTAAATATCCTGTCAGTTCAGCTTTTACGGAATAATCACCCAAAGGCATGTTTTCAATTAAAAAAGTACCGTCATCTTTTGTAAAAACAGTTTCAGTGGAAGGGGTTGTAATGATCTTCACGTTTTTTAAAGGTTGGTTGGTGCCTTTTTTTATCACGACACCTTTAAGGCTGCCAGTTTGTACCTGATCGACCAGGTCTTCGCTGCACCCAATTAATAGGAAGGTGCACAGCGTAAGTATAAATATATAGGTTAGATTTTTCATGGTTTAGTTTTTTGATTTTCTGTTTCCGAAATAATAATTCAGTCCAAGCCCAATTCTTACACCTTGGTCATTGCGGCTGCCATTTACAAAGCCATCCCAATCATCGGAGAAGCCAAAGTCGTATTGGGCAGAGAGCCTTACGGCAATTTGGCTGTTCAGCAGATACTCTAATCCGCCGCCCGCTTGGGATTTATATTTCGTTTCGTTATCTAAAAAAAGGGTACCAGCACCGGCATATACAAATGGTGAAAATTTATAGTTTGGCAACATCAGATATTCCAGATTTATTTCAGACATCAGTACGGTTTCTTTCAGAATACCTGTGTTCTGAAAGGTTACGGTGCTAAAATTGAGTTCTGTATTAAAATGGTCATTTATAAAAAACTTGAAACCACCTTTAAAACCAACGTTCATTTTAGGATTTATATAATCACCCTTGATTTGAAAGGCTTCTGCGTTAGCGAAAAGTGCCATAGTCCCGCGGTGGTTCTGAGGGAATTTGTTGCCTATTGACCGTGAGTCGTTAATTGATGATTCGGTATTATATTCAGAAATAATGTTTGCGAAATCAGCAGGATTCTTTTGCTTATTTGCCCATAGGTTATCCCTTACGCCTTCCACGATCATACTGTGTACGGCTTTTTCAATGGCTTCCGTCACAGCCAGATGTACTGGTTCGTTCTGTGTGATGCCAATTTCAGATTCAAGCAGCCTTTCGGTATCAATAAACCTGAAAAAATTACCGTTGATACTTGTTGAAAGTATGGTTTTGGAGGTATAAACCGTTTTAAGGATTTCCCCGGTGGAGGTTGAAACCGCCCTTAGGTAAACAGTGATGCGATCCTGACGGTATTGTGCACCAGCGCCCAGACCGAAATATCTTGCACCGATGCCACCCGTCATCACATTGGTGTCATACGATACTACGCCACCTTCCAGGATAATGCCAGCAAAAAGTAATGGGGGCAATAGGGAAGCGTCGTTAGCGTCGTTTCCGGCATATTCCTTCCGAGTGCTGCGTATGATTTGTCTTTCATTTAAAAGATTTCCAATGTTTTCTCTTTCTATGGGGGTAAACCATTTGCTGTCTTCAAGTGCTTTGAGCAAGATAGTAGTGGTACCTTGCGGAATGGCTGTACTCCAACTGGCTCCGTTTTCAGCGGCCTTATATTGGCCAGTCTGGTCACGGAACTTATACACACCTACCACAATTTTTTCTTTCGGGGGTGGCAGGTTCTTAATTTGTGGTGTGTAAGGCGTTGTTTCGCCTAAAGTGGATTGTTCACTGTTAGTCGGCAGGTTGAAGAGGGTACAGCTGGACAACAGTAAGATCAACGGACTTAAAAGTACGTTTTTGGTTAGCTTGTTTGTTTTCATAGGGGGTTGTTTTCAAGGGTTGAAATATGTTAGCCGCCGCCGGGAATAATGATTTCCGACTGCTCACCGGTGCTGGTATTAAGTATACTGATGAGTAAACCCTGGCTTGTCTGTGACACCTCTAGATAAATGGAGCCAAACACATATGTGCCGGGCTGCAGTTCGCCGTCACCGAACTGATCGCCAAAGAGTTTTCGAGATAACTCATTTAAGATCTGCCGATTAAGATTATCTGTAAAGCTATCCAGAGAATTTCCTGTCTTTATAGTTGAGCTGCGATTGTTATTATCAAACTGATTCTGAGCGCTGGCAGAACTCAAAAGCCACTGATAGTTAAAAGTATCGCCACCAAAAGCCGGATTGAGGGGTTTATAAACCATTTGCTGTGCCGCCGAGAACAGCGGGACAATAATTAAAAGTAGAATATATTTTTTCATGTGCTTAATATTTGAATTCCGTATTCCTTACATTTTTTCGGGAGTTGTAATCTACCAGTATAGCCAATGCTCTTGAGGCTTCGGCCTCTAGTAATTCTTCATCAGGTTTTGTGAAGAAACTGTGGATCAGTTGGTCATCCTGTGAAATTGTTATCCTACTGTTTCTACCGAAGGATGGGATTTCGGAAATGGTGATTGTTGCTTCGAATTTCTTGGGGATCTGATTGTATTTTTTAAAAAAAGATTCATAAAAGAGTTGTCCCATCCTTGTTTTAGTGTCATCAATCGTGAGTCCCGATAGTTCTAACTTATTCTCAGGGATGTAACTGACGTCGGTTCCGAACTGTGCGGCATTAATTTCTAAACTGTCTTTGGCCAATACGCGATCACTCTGTTCTTCTTTGATGAACAAATATACTTTCAGACCATCATTTTTAGCCATTCTAATTGTGGTTTCAGCCAGGGTTTTGGTTTCCTCCGGATTCAGTGTGAATTTGCCGCTTTGTTTATTTGTGGAATTGCCTGATGTTCCTTTTTTTACTGATACCATGATGTAATTAAGCGCATAGTAAGTGCTGGATGTACTGATGGCCGTAGCTTTTATTTTAAGCAAGCCTTCAGTGTGTTCGGTAATAATTTTTCCTGCAATGCCATCTGTATTTTGTGCGGAGTGTTGGTTGGCAAGAAAAATTGCGACCAGAGTTGTGATGAGAGTTTTCATTTTCAAGGGGATTATTGATTTCTCATATACAGTGTCATGTCATTGGCATTGATATTAATTGTCATTCCATTTGATATACTGTTTGCACCGGATACTTCAACTTGATTCCCAGACCCTTTAATGTTTATTTCCATATTGGTTGGGGACTGAGTGTAATTTTCATAATAGGTGACGTTATTATTACCATATTGCAGTATTGCCATATAGTCAGCATTGTAATCTTTTACCTCTATAATATTGTTGTCACCAATTTGGGCTGTTAATATCTGGGATTGTACACCGGTAGTGGATGCAGATTTTGTCATTTCGTAATATTCCAGCACATTATTGCTGTTAATTTGTGCAGTTATAGAGATGGAAGTCAACATGCCTACCATTAAAAAAAGAAGGGTTTTCATGTTATCTATATTTAAAAACACAGGAGAAACCGAAATTTCTCCTGCATATTTACATTAATGATGTAGTGATTAGTTAGACTGGGTTACAGTCATGGTGTTGTTGCTGCCAACTTGTGTCCCATAATGGAAATGATCTTCACCATTTTGTGTAATATCAGCCATGTTGTTGGAACCTACTTGCCAATCGTCAGCTGTATTCCAATCGCCAGTTTGATATTGGTAAATAGTGTTACCATTACCATTTTGGTAACCAAGTGCTGTGTTGTCATCTCCTGACTGATGAGCGTCAGCATAATTTCCGTCACCAATTTGTAGATAGTCAGCAGTGTTCCCATCGCCTAACTGCAATTGGTGTATGTAATTATCATCACCGTTTTGTGTAGCAATAGCCATGTTGTTGTCACCTACCTGATCTTGATAAACAAGGTTGTAATCACCCATTTGCTCAGAAGAAGCTTGGTTTCCATCTCCTTCTTGACCTTGGTTGGCATAGTTAACATCACCACTTTGCATTGCATAGGTGTCGTTATTATCACCAACTTGTAGTTGTATCACATCGTTTATAATACCATCCTGATCAGTTTGTGCGGTGTTTCCATCACCATATTGGTCGGTAACATTAGTGTTCCAGATACCTACTTGGTCAACATCAATACTGTTGTTGTTACCTATGCTCTGAGCATCGTTCTCATGCCACCACTCATTTTGGTCAACAGTCGCAACGTTATTATTGCCTTCTTGCAAAAGTCGGTTTAAGTTTTGGTAACCTGTTTGGTTGATGGTAGCTGTGTTTCCATTTCCATCTTGGGTAGAAACATCTCTGTTAGCCTGTGAGTAAGCGGAGCTTACTGCGAATAGTGCAAATGCACTAACAAGTAATTTTTTCATGGTTAAAAATTTTAATTAGTTTGTACCCCAAATGTAGAATGATTTCGGGAGTCTCAATTCCCATCAAATTGCCATTTTTATTAAATCAACAAAAACCATTACGTTATAGGTGTAATCACCCAGGGTATATGGTATTAGTTTTGCATGATGAAAATAAACCTGGAAACTATTTTTGTTTTTTAGTTTTTTTTGATACCTTTGCCTCCTTAAATTATGGAAGACAAACAATTTTTTTTGACAAAGGCATCGGAACTGTTTATCGAGAATGGCCCGAAAGCCGTGACCATGGATGATATTGCGGCAGCGTTTGGTATTTCTAAAAAAAAACTTTACCAGATGTTCCGTAATAAAGAAGAATTACTAGAGGAGATTCTCCGCTATAATCTTGACCTTGTGATTTCAAAACTGAATTACCTTGATGAGAATATTGAAAGTGCAATAGAAAGGATGTTTTGCCGAGACGAAGAAATCGAAAAAATGTCACATTCCAATAAAACATTGATGATCCGGCAATTGCTGAAATATTACCCTGCCATTTTTAACAAACATATGCTGGATTTTTCAGAAAAATTTGCGCATGTGATGGTAAAAAACATTGAGAAAGGACGCAGACAAGGCTATTATCGTGACGATTTTGATGCGGAAGTTTACGCAAAGATATTCTTTCAACTGGTGATGTCTTATGATAATTCACCTTATATAGATATTAACATGATCTCCAGAGCGCATTATAAAGAGGAGTTAATGATGATGTATATGCACGCTATCACTACAGAAAAAGGAAAAGAAACAATTAAAAAAATAAAAAACAATCAATGAAAAAATTAGCACTAAGCCTGCTATTCGTTGGGGCCATGCTCTCCGCCCAGGAAGCCAAGGTTCTCACCCTGCCTGAAGCCATTTCTTATGCGCTTCAAAACAAAGCAGAAGCAGAAAAAGCCCGCCTGAACATCAGAAGAGGCGATGCCCAAATAGCTGAAGTGAAGGCAAATGCTTATCCAAATCTGTCTTTCGGCAGCAGTACCACCTATAATCCCTTACTTCAGGAGAATGTACTGCCAGGAGAAATATTTGGTGCCCCGGGACAGCAGATAAAAGTGGCGTTCGGCCAGCGATGGACTTCCAGCAACATGTTACAGCTTACACAGGTACTTTTCAACCAATCGGTTTTTACCGGCCTTAAAGCAGCAAAATCTACCAAAGAATTCTATCTGATTAACGCACAACTTACCGAAGAGCAAATTATCGAACGTGTGGCCAATGCTTATTTCCAGGTCTATCAAAGCGAGCAGATGCTTGCCAATGCCGATAATAACCTGAAAATAACCAGTGAAACAAGTAAAATAATCAAAGGATTATTTGATGCAGGTTTAGCCAGAAAAATTGATTATGACCGCACAGAAGTGGCTAAAAATAACATCAAATCTTCACAGCAACAATTGGTAAATACCGTAGAACTCAGCGAAAATGCGTTGAAATTCATGATCGGAATGCCTATGGAACAAGAAATTGATCTGCCCCCACAAACTTTCGACCCCGCGATCTTACCAGACAGCGATGCCGGTAGTTTCGATAACAGAACCGAACTGCGCTTGGCCAACAAACAGATTGAACTGCTCGAATGGCAGAAAAAAGCCTCCGAAGCAGAGTATTATCCTACCGTAGCACTTGCGGCCAATTACGGATTTTTAGGCCAAGGACAGAAATTCCCCTGGTGGAATGGCGAGAAAAACGGCGTATTTTGGTCAGATCTGGCATCAGTAGGGCTTAACATCAGTGTGCCGATCTTTAACGGGTTTGCCACAAAAGCACGTATAGAACTCAACCAAATAGAAATTGAAAAAGCGCAGGCCGACCTTCGCGAAACCAGATTGGCGCTCGATATGGCTCATAAGAATGCGGTGACACTTCTTGAAAATAATTTGACGACCATCAGTATGCAGCAAAGCAACGTAAAGCTGGCGGAAGAAGTATTGGCCAACACCCGCTCCAACTATCAGTATGGTTTAGCCACCTTAAATGATATTCTGGATGCTGAACGAGATCTTACCGCAGCCAAAAATAACCTTACCACGGCACAGTTAGACTATAAACTTGCTGAAATTGAATTGCTGAAATCCCAAGGAAAACTAAATACATTAAAAGAAACAAACTAACAAAATGAACAAGAAGACATTAATTACAATATTGGCCATCATCCTTGTAGGAGCAGGTTTTTTCTATATCCTGCAGAATAACAAGAAGAAGAACCAAGAGCAGGTAGCCATTGTTGCCGAGAAAAACGCCAATGTTGCCGTACGAACCGTGCCGGTAAAACGCGAGGAAATCAGTGGCGAATTTACCGTGAACGGAACCTTCCTGCCAAACAGACAGGCAGATATCTCTGCGGAAATCGGTGGTCAGCTGGTCGCGCTTTACGTGAAAGAAGGTAGCTATGTACGTGCCGGGCAAAGCATCGGCCGTCTTGCCGGTGAAAAACTGAATGTGAATGTAAGCAATGCCCAAGCGAATCTTGCGCAGGCACAGTCGGCCCTCAGCAGATACGAAGCTGCTTATAAGACCGGTGGTGTTACCGCCTTACAGCTTGATCAGGCACGTCTTCAGGTACAGAATGCACGTGCACAGGTGCAGTCGGCGAGTTTGCAGTCGGGTGATACCAATGTAATCTCTAAAATCAGTGGTATCGTGAACCAGAAAAAA
This DNA window, taken from Chryseobacterium sp. 6424, encodes the following:
- a CDS encoding efflux RND transporter periplasmic adaptor subunit — its product is MNKKTLITILAIILVGAGFFYILQNNKKKNQEQVAIVAEKNANVAVRTVPVKREEISGEFTVNGTFLPNRQADISAEIGGQLVALYVKEGSYVRAGQSIGRLAGEKLNVNVSNAQANLAQAQSALSRYEAAYKTGGVTALQLDQARLQVQNARAQVQSASLQSGDTNVISKISGIVNQKKVEVGSVVAPGTPIVEIVDISSVKLKVDVDQALVSQLSVGNIVKVKPDVIDGDLDGRITFIAPSASGALKFPVEITVQNSFNKLKAGMYGTATFNRTGVNNVLTIPREAFVGSVSDNQVFVVRNNIAYLTKIQSGVNYGDKVEVVSGLKEGDVVVTSGQINLTDKTKVSILK